The Rattus rattus isolate New Zealand chromosome 1, Rrattus_CSIRO_v1, whole genome shotgun sequence genome includes a region encoding these proteins:
- the Slc25a51 gene encoding solute carrier family 25 member 51, whose amino-acid sequence MMGSEAHDKRRPMLTSSNQDLSPHLADVGQIKHYFCGCCAAFNNVAITYPVQKILFRQQLYGIKTRDAILQLRKDGFHNLYRGILPPLMQKTTTLALMFGLYEDLSRLLRKHVSNAPEFATRSVAALLAGTTEAILTPLERVQTLLQDHKHHDKFTNTYQAFRALRCHGVAEYYRGLVPILFRNGFSNVLFFGLRGPIKEHLPTATTNSEHLVNDFICGGVLGAMLGFLSFPVNVVKARIQSQIGGPFQSLPMVFKIIWIERDRKLINLFRGAHLNYHRSLISWGIINATYEFLLKIV is encoded by the coding sequence ATGATGGGCTCAGAAGCTCATGACAAGAGGCGTCCGATGTTGACCTCATCAAACCAGGATTTGTCACCTCACCTCGCGGACGTGGGGCAAATAAAGCATTACTTCTGTGGCTGCTGCGCCGCTTTCAACAACGTGGCCATCACGTACCCCGTTCAGAAGATCCTCTTCCGGCAGCAGCTGTACGGCATCAAAACCCGGGACGCCATCCTGCAGTTGAGGAAGGATGGGTTCCACAACTTGTACCGGGGAATCCTCCCCCCACTGATGCAGAAGACGACCACGCTGGCGCTTATGTTTGGTCTGTATGAGGACCTGTCGCGCCTGCTCCGCAAGCACGTGAGCAACGCTCCTGAGTTTGCCACCCGAAGTGTGGCTGCGCTGCTTGCCGGGACAACAGAAGCCATTCTCACTCCATTGGAAAGGGTTCAGACTTTGCTTCAGGACCACAAGCATCACGATAAGTTCACAAACACTTACCAGGCCTTCCGGGCGCTCAGATGCCATGGGGTTGCAGAGTATTACCGAGGCTTGGTGCCCATCCTCTTCCGAAATGGGTTCAGCAATGTCCTGTTTTTTGGCCTTCGAGGGCCCATTAAAGAGCATCTGCCTACTGCCACTACAAATAGTGAACATCTGGTCAACGACTTCATCTGTGGAGGTGTGCTCGGAGCCATGCTGGGCTTCTTAAGCTTCCCCGTTAATGTTGTAAAAGCTCGAATACAGTCTCAGATTGGTGGGCCGTTCCAGTCTCTCCCCATGGTTTTCAAGATAATCTGGATAGAACGGGACAGGAAACTGATCAATCTTTTCAGAGGTGCACATCTGAATTACCACCGCTCGCTCATCTCCTGGGGAATAATCAATGCAACTTATGAGTTTTTGTTAAAGATTGTGTGA